From Sphingobacterium bambusae:
TGCGAGCACCACCAAATCCATGTTATCGAGATCGCTATCCAAAAAGGCACGTTGCGATACCAACACATCCGGATACTTTGCAACCAGCTCTAATACCTCGCTATCCACCTGTTCAGCGACAAGATGAATTTTGGCTGCCGGCGAGTTGCCCAGCAGCGCTTGCAGCTTTTCTAAGCCTACAGGGCCGCCACCAACCAGTAGCGTCTGCAGTTGGTCGAGCTTCACATATATGGGGAATAGCTCGTTCATACCTACTGCGCGATGGTTTTAAGTTCTTCTTTCAGGCGCTCAAAAGCTTGGTGTTTGGCAACCACCTCGCCCAAAACGATGATGGCTGGTACGCCCACTTCCTTTCGCTTGGCCTCGTCCAATATCGTATTGATACGACCCAAGGCGATGCGCTCGGTTGGCAGCGATCCGTTTTGGATCAAGGCAATGGGTAGATCGCCCTTCCCTTGCTGCTCGTATAGGGCAACGATTTGCGCTAACTTCGCGTAGCCCATCAACACCACCACCGTGGCGCTGGTCTGCGCGGCTGTTTGCAGATCGGCAGACAGCTGTCCGTCAGACGTAGCGCCCGTGATCACCCAAAAGCTCTCACTGATGCCGCGATAGGTTAGCGGAATCTGCTGCAAGCCGGTTAAGCCCACGGACGAGGATATGCCCGGAACCACCGCCGTAGGGATATCAAACTGACGGGCGTAATCGAGCTCTTCGCCACCGCGACCAAAAACAAAGGGATCTCCCCCTTTTAAGCGTACCACATGGCCGTGTGTCAAGGCATAATCCACCAATAGTTTGTTGATGTAATCCTGCGACGTGGAAATACGCTCGGCGCGTTTGCCCACATATATTTTGGTACAGCTGGGTTTTGCGTAATCTAATAGTTCTTCGTTGACCAAGGCATCGTAAAGGATGACGTCGGCCATTTGTATAGCTTTTACCGCCTTCAGGGTAATCAAATCCGGATCACCCGGCCCTGCTCCCACAAGCGTTATAAATGGTTTAACTTGCATTAATCTCTCCTCTCTCTTTTAAGTAGTTACCCGTAGGTCTTCTCGTCTGCTCGCACCTTCATAGTGGAAAACTGCCGCCTGTTTGATAAACAGCTCAGCAAACTGCCGCGAAGGTTCGATTTTATTGATCTGCAGCACGCGCTCGCCGAATGAAGTCGGGAACTCGAATATACCACTTTCCACGTAATGTTTATCAAATTCCTGAATCACCGCCGCTTGGCTGCTGGCATTGATCCCTTTGTCCAACAGCAATGCTTTTGCTGTCCACACAAAGGAGCTATAAGCATGATAAATGGCATCGGCATACTGCTCTTCCTCAAAAGCTTTATTGGCCAAGTCCACCTTCTCTTCGGCTTCCAACAATAGTGTGGCCACCAAATCAATGACTACACCGGCACATTCACCTACACCAATTGCCGTAGCAAAGCTTTCCTCATGTCCCCAGTCGATAAATTCATCATCAGAAAGTGTCGTCAGGTCCGATAAAGGCTTCAGCATACGGTAGAAATAATCCTTGGTCTGCCGATCATAGTATGCATGGAAATTCTCGTCCTGCTGGCGGTTTGCTTTGTAGTCGGTCAGCACCAGGTCGACCACGTTGAGCACGCGCTTAGTGGGCACTTTGATAACGCGCTCAGCCACACGGCCTACGCCATTGCCAACGGTTCCGCCGCCGAGCATCACCTGCGCTGCTGGCACCACTTTGCCCGCTGCTTTAACCGAGCTGCCGTGAAAACCAATATGGGCTAATCCATGCTGGCCGCAGGAATTCATACAGCCGGAGATCTTGATCTTTAAGTGTTGCTCGTAGATGAAATCCTGATGAAATTCATGGATGTATTTCTCTAGCACGCGCGCCATCTCTGTCGAGTTGGAAATGCCGAGGTTACAGGTATCTGTTCCGGGACAGGTCGTCACGTCGGAAGTACTGTTGTACCCCGGTTTTGCATAGCCTAGTTCCGTTAATACATTAAAGATATGAGGCAAGGATTCTGGACGTACATATTTGAATAGCAGATTTTGATCTTGGGTAATACGGATGTCGTCGGCAATATGTCCTTGAACACCACTTACCAGCATGCGCGCTTTATCGGTAGGGATATCGCCAGTTAGTATCTTTACATAAACCCCGTAATATCCTTTTTGCTTTTGCTCGAAGGTATTGGTAGCCTTCCACAGCTCGAAAGCGAGCTGATCCACCGGTTCTACAGGTATTACCACCGCTGTTGGCGCTTCCGGTTGCGGAATGAGGCCGCGGTCTACACGGTAGGTTTTTATCTTGTTTGCGGTACGCTCCTCGTCAATCAGGCGCAACACCTCCTCTAGGCCAAGCTTTTGCACCAAGTACTTGAAGCGTGCTTTGTTCCTGTTATTGCGTTCACCATAACGGTCAAATACCCGCAAGGTCGATTCTATGTAAGGCAGGACATCATCCTCAGGCAAAAAGTCAAATATGGGGCTAGCAAGAAAAGGCTGCGATCCGAGTCCGCCGGCCATCATAACTTTAAAGCCACGGATCTCTTCGCCATCAACCATCCTGACCTTTGGAATAAAACCAAAATCGTGTATGTACGAAAAGGCCGTGTCTTTGTCGCTTGACGAGAACGACATCTTAATTTTACGACCCATCTCCGCACAAAAGGGGTTGCGCAGGAAATACGCAAAGGTGCTTTGTGCGTATGGTGACACATCGAAAGGCTCGTCTGGATCAATACCCGAAGCGGGGGAAGCCGTGACATTACGTACCGTATTTCCACAGGCTTCGCGAAGCGTCATATCGTCCTCCGCCAACTTGGCCCATACTTCCGGCGTTTTATCGAGGCTCACATAGTGAATCTGAATATCTTGTCGCGTCGTCAAATGCAGGTTCTTGCTCGCATACTCGTCGGATATGTCGGCAATTTTCAGCATCTGCTTGAAAGTGATACGGCCAAAGGGCAATTTAATGCGCACCATTTGCACACCACTTTGCCGCTGACCATATACACCACGGGCAAGCCGTAACGAACGGAATTTCTCTTCAGGGATCTCTCCGCCCTGAAAGGCTCTTATTTTTTTCTCCAGCTCTATTATCTCGTGTTCTACAACTGGGTTTTCTAATTCTGTGCGGAAACTCTGCATACTGTCTTCTCTTCTCTTTTAAGATTTTGTCAATCATCAGTAGAAATTACTGAGTTCTTTTCAATAACTTGAAGACAAAGTTATAAAATAATTATCTACTTACCATAGAATATCTATCAATTTAGTATATATTTGTAAAAATAATCGATTGCTCAAACAAAAGAAGATATAAGTGCGCATACGTAAATATTTAACTTACAGTCTACTATTTTTGCTTGCCGCCGTATCCTGTGCACCGAAGGTGAAAGAAGGCTACGATGAAAAAACAGGTTTTATCGGAACTATTTCCGTTTCAGGCGCGTTTGCGCTGTATCCCATCGTCGTTTTATGGAGCGAGGATTTCAAGAAGATACATCCCAACGTGCGTTTTAATATTTCCGCCGGTGGAGCCGGAAAAGGGATTTCCGATGTGTTGTCCAATATGGTGGATATCGGCTTGGTGTCACGCGATCTGCATGAGCAGGAGCTTGCCCGTGGCGCATTTCCGGTGCATGTTGCCAAGGATGCTGTGGTCGGCACCTTCAACAAGGCGCATCCCAACCATGACCTGCTGCTACAGCGTGGGCTTACACAGCAGGAGCTGATCGGTATTTTCGTCGAAAAAAAGTACCGCTTATGGAGTGATATCGACGCGCGCTTCGTGAAAGAACCTATTGAGGTATACGTGCGGTCCGATGCTGCTGGGGCTGCCGAAACCTGGGCCAAATTTCTGGGTGAGCGCCAAGAGGGATTAAAAGGTGTCGGAATTTTTGGAGATCCCGGTTTGGCGCAGGCCATAAAAGATAAACCGCTGGCCATAGGATTTAACAATATCAACTATGTGTTTGATCTGAAGAGCAAAGCTACGGCACAAGGTATCGCGGTGCTACCGATTGATATTGACGGGAACGGCAGTATCGCTGCGGACGAAAATTTCTATGACAACCTGGATTCATTGACGTCTGCCGTGGCCACGAATCGATATCCATCTCCGCCTGCGCGGGATTTGACATTTGTGATTCGTAGCGATAAAAAGACAAAGTTACTGAGCGAGTTCATTCGCTTCGTATTGGATAAACAGCAACAGGGCTACCTTTTGGAAAATGGATATGTCCCGTTAAATGAGGAGTTGAAGGAAAAGGAACTAAAAAAACTGTAAAAACGTGAATTGGAGATTGATTAAGGATAAGTTAGCTGAGCGAAGTTTTGTCCTTTTGTTGCTTTCGTCTGTCGTCGTGATCTTATTGATCTTGATTGGGCTGGCCATGAAATCGGTGCCGCTGCTTCGTGCGGAAAGCCTTTTAACCGTATTGACAGACAGTGTATGGTCGCCATTGAAAGGGAATTTCGGGTTTCTGCCCTTTATTATGGGTACCATTTGGGTAACCTTGATCTCTTTGGTTATCGCTGTACCCTTGTGTGTGCTGGCCTCCGTTTACTTAGTAGAATATGCGAGCGAGGCCCTACGTAAGATGGTTCTACCCTTGATGAATGTGTTGGCGGCCATTCCGCCCGTGCTTTATGGGGTGTGGGGCGTTTTGTTCGTCGTGCCCATATTGAGCGACTACATTGCGCCGCTATTTGGCGTTAACACCACGGGATATACGGTTTTAGCGGGCGGTATTGTTTTAGCGGTGATGATCTTCCCCATCATGATCAGTATTATGGTGGAGGTGTTGCAAACCATTCCGCAGGAATTGAAAGCTGCTTCGCTCTCTTTGGGAGCCACCAAGTGGGAAACCATTACCAAAGTTATTTTGGTCAAGGCAAAGCCGGGTATTCTGGCAGCGGTGGTTCTTGGTGTGTCTCGTGCCTTTGGCGAAACGGTGGCCGTACTGATGGTTTGTGGAAACATCCCGCAGCTACCAAAATCGCTGTTCGATGCAGGATATCCACTACCAGCATTGATTGCCAATAACTTTGGCGAGATGATGTCCATTCCTTTATACGACTCGGCACTGATGTTTGCGGCGTTGCTTCTGTTCGTACTTATTTTCGGATTTAACTTGTTATCGCGCTTGATATTAAACAGATTGGAGGAAAAAGCACAATGAGTAATGTGAAAAGTAGGCTGCGGAAGGAGAAAATCGCTAAAATCGCGATGCAGCTATCGGGCATGGCCATCACCGGTTCTTTGTTTTTTATCGTGGGCACCATTCTCTACAAGGGGCTACCCTATCTTTCTTGGGAAATGGTGTCGCAAAGTCCACAAGGTGGCTTCTACATTGGCAAGGATGGTGGTATCTTCAACGCTATATTAGGCTCCTTGTACCTTGCCACAGTTTCTACCGCCTTAGCAACCCTCATTGGTATCCCTATTTCGATCTACCTCAATATGTATGTGAAGAGCGGTTCTTTCCTTGAGCGGGCCTGCAAACTCCTGTTTGATGTGCTCTTCGGCATTCCATCGATTGTCTACGGAGCGATTGCATTCAGCATCATGGTTTGGATCGGGATACGGGCTTCCCTGCTGGGCGGTATCATTACCATCACCTTGCTGACCATTCCCATCGTCGTGCGCACGATCGATGAGCTATTGAAAACTATTCCTATTGATTTAAAACATGTGACTTTTTCCTTGGGTAGCACCCGTTGGGAAACCGCGAAGATGTTTTTGCGCTATATCCGTCCGGGCATTTTCACCGCTATATTGCTCGCATTTGGTCGGGCGATCGGTGATGTCGCTGGGGTGCTACTGACCACCGGATTCAGTGATAACCTACCCAAGTATATCGACGAGCCCTCGGCAACGCTGCCTTTGGCCATTTTCTTTCAGCTAAGCAGCCCCATTCCTGAAGTACAGGGACGCGCCTATGCATCGGCTTTAGTTTTAACATGTATCATTTTAATCATCGTTATATGCACGCATCTACTAGCATCCAAACAGCAGAAACACAAGATTTAGTCGCTTTGGCCACGCCACATATACAGATTAAAGATCTGAATGTTACCATTGAAGGAAAGCGAATACTAAAAAATATCAATCTTTCGATTCCGAATAATTCGGTCACATCGATTATCGGACCCTCCGGTTGCGGGAAGACTACCTTATTGAAAACATTGAATCGCTTGGTAGATGATACCAAGGGTGTCGAGATCACTGGATCCGTCTTGGTGAATGGCGAGGATATCTATGCAAAGGGTGCCGAGGTAACCCATATTCGCAAAAAAATGGGTCTGCTATCACAAAAGCCTTTTCCATTGCCGATGTCGATCTTCGACAATGTGGCCTATGGACCACGTATCCACGGCGAGCGCGACAAGAAATTGTTGAAACAGATTGTGGAAACGCAGCTGCGCAATGTGGGGCTGTGGGAAGAGGTGAAAGATCGCCTCGATGCTTCCGCCACTCGCCTATCCATCGGTCAGCAGCAACGCCTATGCTTGGCGCGCGGCTTGGCCGTGCAGCCCGAAATAATCTTGGGCGACGAGTCGACGTCGGCGCTCGATCCGATATCTACGCAAACCATCGAAAATTTACTGATCGAGCTCAAGAAAGATTACACCATTGTGCTCGTCACGCATATTCTACGACAAGCGCGTCGTGTGTCGGACTACATCATCTTTGTATACAATGGCGAGGTCGTGGAGTTTGGCAAAACAGAAGATGTTTTGCTCCATCCACAAAATGAAATCACCCAGCAATATGTAAAGGGTTTTATTAGTTAATCTATATAAATAGCTGTTTAATCAGTGTTTAGGCTCAATGGGTAAATCGTTTCTTGACCATTCGCTCCACGAACCTACATACAAGTTCGGGATGTCGTATCCGGCATGCGCTAGCGCTAAGATGCTGTGGCAAGCGGTGACGCCCGAACCACAGTGTATCGCGATATCCTTGGCATCCCTCCTTCCAAGAATTGGCTCATACAACAGATGAAGCATTTCCGGATCTTTGAAGGACCCATCGCTATTTAGGTTGCCCATAAAGGGAACATTGATGGCCGTAGGGATATGACCGGCAATAAGGTCAATCGGTTCGGTTAGGCCTTCGTAGCGTGCCGCTTCACGCACATCGATAATCAGCTTGCTCTCTTGGCTTGTCCATGCATCTATCTCCTCTAATGCTTTCATCGGTAATTGCCACTGTTCAAACCTATATGTAGTTGGTTCTGGCGCAAGTTCTTCGCCCTCACTTAGCGGAAAACCAGCTTCCCTAGCGGCTCGAAAGCTACCATCCAACACCTGTACCTTGTTAACGCCTGCCGCCCGCGCCATCCACCAAAAACGTGCCGCCGCATTAGCGGCATTTAGCCTATCATATACCACGATATGGCTCTCCGCGTCTATCCCTAATGTTGAAAGTGTTTCCGAAAATGCGACGACGGAAGGTAAGGGATGCCTGCCCCCGAGCCGCGGATCGTTCACAGCGGATAAATCCCGATCGAGATCCACAAACAGTGCGTTCAGTAAATGGCTAGACTCGTATGTCTTTCTTGCTTCCGCACCGGAAGTGGCATCAATAATCACGAAGTTTTCCTGTCCATATAGCGCTTGAAGTTCTGCAGCTTTAATAATCGGTTTCATAAGCGATGTTCTTGGTATACATTAATGAAAAGATGATGTTTTTTTGGTGTCCTTCATAAAGGAATACACCAACAGGGAGATAAATATACAACCTGTAACGTAATAGAAGAAATACTGCTCCTGCCCTATATGCTTAAACCATAAGGCTACATATTCGCACGTACCTCCAAATATAGCCACGATAAGGGAGTAGGGTAATCCAACGCCCAGCGCACGTATATTGGTGGGAAAAAGCTCTGCCTTCACGACCGCATTAATAGCAGTGTAGCCGCTCACAATGATCAATGCCAGCATAATAATCAAAAAGGCGGTCCATGCATCTGTCGCGCTGTCAAGCTGACCAAGTTTTTGGAGCATAGGCACGGTGAACAATGTCCCTAGTATGCCAAACCCAATAAGCAAAGGTTTCCTGCCGATCCTGTCGGACAGCAACCCGAATAGCGGCTGCAAGAGTGCGAAAAGGAGCAACGAAGTAAAGGTGATTACCGTTGAATCCTCTTTTGAAAAGCCTACACTGTTTATCAGGTACTTCTGCATATAGGTGGAATAGGTGTAAAAGGCGACGGTTCCGCCCAAGGTAAGTCCGAAAACCGTGATCAAAGCTTTAGGGTGCTTGAGGAGTTCTGCCAGCGAGCCACTACGTTTTTTTGCCGGTTTACTGGATTGATCAGCGCTACGCTTAAAGGCCTCAGTTTCCGCCATATGGCTACGTAGATACAGCGCTACCAAAGATAGCCCCGCTCCAATAAAAAAAGGAATACGCCATCCCCATTCGTGCATTTGTGCTTCATTCAGTAGCATTTTTTGCATAATAAGCTGAATACCTAGTGCAATCAGTTGACCTCCGATAAGCGTAACATATTGAAAGCTGGAATAAAACCCTCTTCTATTCGAAGTCGCCATCTCACTGAGGTAGGTTGCGGAGGTGCCGTACTCGCCGCCAACACTCAGGCCTTGCAACAAGCGAGCGATCAACAACAAGGCTGGGGCAATTAAACCAATGGACGCATACGAAGGTGTAAGCGCAATCAGCAGCGATCCGAAGGACATGAGTAGCACGGAAATGGTCATCGAGAATTTCCGGCCAGCTCTATCTGCCAAGCTGCCAAACAACCAACCGCCAATAGGCCGCATCAAAAAACCAACAGCAAATATTCCGGCAGTGTTTAAGAGCTGTGCCGTTGGGCTGCTTTCTGGAAAGAAGATAGGTGCAAAATAAATCGAAAATGCAGAGTAGGCATACCAGTCGTACCATTCTACTAGATTGCCAATAGAGCCGCTAACAATGGCTCGAAGCCTAGATGTCGTCGATTCGTCGTGTGAATGTTCCATATATTTAACGGCGTTAAATATACAGCAAAAATTGGTTTCCAACGATAAAAAGCAACTTGATCTGTTTGAAGGTGTTGCCCAATGCATAAAAAAAGAGGACTATTGCTAGTCCTCTCCTTAATATCGTATAAACCGAAATTAACCGTTGTCTTGGTTTAATGACTGTTTGTAGATTGCTTTCTTAACTTGGGTACGACGAGTAACTGATCTTTTCTCGTATGCTTGACGTGAACGTAGCTCGCGTAATACACCAGTTTTTTCAAATTTCTTTTTGAAACGTTTCAACGCTCTGTCTAGAGATTCTCCTTCTTTTACATTTACGATAATCATGTGCTTAATATACCTCCTTTCGTGCCCTTTTAGTTTTTTTGTGACTGCAAAGG
This genomic window contains:
- the cobA gene encoding uroporphyrinogen-III C-methyltransferase, which codes for MQVKPFITLVGAGPGDPDLITLKAVKAIQMADVILYDALVNEELLDYAKPSCTKIYVGKRAERISTSQDYINKLLVDYALTHGHVVRLKGGDPFVFGRGGEELDYARQFDIPTAVVPGISSSVGLTGLQQIPLTYRGISESFWVITGATSDGQLSADLQTAAQTSATVVVLMGYAKLAQIVALYEQQGKGDLPIALIQNGSLPTERIALGRINTILDEAKRKEVGVPAIIVLGEVVAKHQAFERLKEELKTIAQ
- a CDS encoding HEPN domain-containing protein, with protein sequence MQSFRTELENPVVEHEIIELEKKIRAFQGGEIPEEKFRSLRLARGVYGQRQSGVQMVRIKLPFGRITFKQMLKIADISDEYASKNLHLTTRQDIQIHYVSLDKTPEVWAKLAEDDMTLREACGNTVRNVTASPASGIDPDEPFDVSPYAQSTFAYFLRNPFCAEMGRKIKMSFSSSDKDTAFSYIHDFGFIPKVRMVDGEEIRGFKVMMAGGLGSQPFLASPIFDFLPEDDVLPYIESTLRVFDRYGERNNRNKARFKYLVQKLGLEEVLRLIDEERTANKIKTYRVDRGLIPQPEAPTAVVIPVEPVDQLAFELWKATNTFEQKQKGYYGVYVKILTGDIPTDKARMLVSGVQGHIADDIRITQDQNLLFKYVRPESLPHIFNVLTELGYAKPGYNSTSDVTTCPGTDTCNLGISNSTEMARVLEKYIHEFHQDFIYEQHLKIKISGCMNSCGQHGLAHIGFHGSSVKAAGKVVPAAQVMLGGGTVGNGVGRVAERVIKVPTKRVLNVVDLVLTDYKANRQQDENFHAYYDRQTKDYFYRMLKPLSDLTTLSDDEFIDWGHEESFATAIGVGECAGVVIDLVATLLLEAEEKVDLANKAFEEEQYADAIYHAYSSFVWTAKALLLDKGINASSQAAVIQEFDKHYVESGIFEFPTSFGERVLQINKIEPSRQFAELFIKQAAVFHYEGASRREDLRVTT
- a CDS encoding PstS family phosphate ABC transporter substrate-binding protein produces the protein MRIRKYLTYSLLFLLAAVSCAPKVKEGYDEKTGFIGTISVSGAFALYPIVVLWSEDFKKIHPNVRFNISAGGAGKGISDVLSNMVDIGLVSRDLHEQELARGAFPVHVAKDAVVGTFNKAHPNHDLLLQRGLTQQELIGIFVEKKYRLWSDIDARFVKEPIEVYVRSDAAGAAETWAKFLGERQEGLKGVGIFGDPGLAQAIKDKPLAIGFNNINYVFDLKSKATAQGIAVLPIDIDGNGSIAADENFYDNLDSLTSAVATNRYPSPPARDLTFVIRSDKKTKLLSEFIRFVLDKQQQGYLLENGYVPLNEELKEKELKKL
- the pstC gene encoding phosphate ABC transporter permease subunit PstC; this encodes MNWRLIKDKLAERSFVLLLLSSVVVILLILIGLAMKSVPLLRAESLLTVLTDSVWSPLKGNFGFLPFIMGTIWVTLISLVIAVPLCVLASVYLVEYASEALRKMVLPLMNVLAAIPPVLYGVWGVLFVVPILSDYIAPLFGVNTTGYTVLAGGIVLAVMIFPIMISIMVEVLQTIPQELKAASLSLGATKWETITKVILVKAKPGILAAVVLGVSRAFGETVAVLMVCGNIPQLPKSLFDAGYPLPALIANNFGEMMSIPLYDSALMFAALLLFVLIFGFNLLSRLILNRLEEKAQ
- a CDS encoding PstA family ABC transporter permease — encoded protein: MSNVKSRLRKEKIAKIAMQLSGMAITGSLFFIVGTILYKGLPYLSWEMVSQSPQGGFYIGKDGGIFNAILGSLYLATVSTALATLIGIPISIYLNMYVKSGSFLERACKLLFDVLFGIPSIVYGAIAFSIMVWIGIRASLLGGIITITLLTIPIVVRTIDELLKTIPIDLKHVTFSLGSTRWETAKMFLRYIRPGIFTAILLAFGRAIGDVAGVLLTTGFSDNLPKYIDEPSATLPLAIFFQLSSPIPEVQGRAYASALVLTCIILIIVICTHLLASKQQKHKI
- a CDS encoding phosphate ABC transporter ATP-binding protein, which gives rise to MHASTSIQTAETQDLVALATPHIQIKDLNVTIEGKRILKNINLSIPNNSVTSIIGPSGCGKTTLLKTLNRLVDDTKGVEITGSVLVNGEDIYAKGAEVTHIRKKMGLLSQKPFPLPMSIFDNVAYGPRIHGERDKKLLKQIVETQLRNVGLWEEVKDRLDASATRLSIGQQQRLCLARGLAVQPEIILGDESTSALDPISTQTIENLLIELKKDYTIVLVTHILRQARRVSDYIIFVYNGEVVEFGKTEDVLLHPQNEITQQYVKGFIS
- a CDS encoding sulfurtransferase → MKPIIKAAELQALYGQENFVIIDATSGAEARKTYESSHLLNALFVDLDRDLSAVNDPRLGGRHPLPSVVAFSETLSTLGIDAESHIVVYDRLNAANAAARFWWMARAAGVNKVQVLDGSFRAAREAGFPLSEGEELAPEPTTYRFEQWQLPMKALEEIDAWTSQESKLIIDVREAARYEGLTEPIDLIAGHIPTAINVPFMGNLNSDGSFKDPEMLHLLYEPILGRRDAKDIAIHCGSGVTACHSILALAHAGYDIPNLYVGSWSEWSRNDLPIEPKH
- a CDS encoding MFS transporter, coding for MEHSHDESTTSRLRAIVSGSIGNLVEWYDWYAYSAFSIYFAPIFFPESSPTAQLLNTAGIFAVGFLMRPIGGWLFGSLADRAGRKFSMTISVLLMSFGSLLIALTPSYASIGLIAPALLLIARLLQGLSVGGEYGTSATYLSEMATSNRRGFYSSFQYVTLIGGQLIALGIQLIMQKMLLNEAQMHEWGWRIPFFIGAGLSLVALYLRSHMAETEAFKRSADQSSKPAKKRSGSLAELLKHPKALITVFGLTLGGTVAFYTYSTYMQKYLINSVGFSKEDSTVITFTSLLLFALLQPLFGLLSDRIGRKPLLIGFGILGTLFTVPMLQKLGQLDSATDAWTAFLIIMLALIIVSGYTAINAVVKAELFPTNIRALGVGLPYSLIVAIFGGTCEYVALWFKHIGQEQYFFYYVTGCIFISLLVYSFMKDTKKTSSFH
- the rpsU gene encoding 30S ribosomal protein S21, whose protein sequence is MIIVNVKEGESLDRALKRFKKKFEKTGVLRELRSRQAYEKRSVTRRTQVKKAIYKQSLNQDNG